The Oscillospiraceae bacterium genome includes a window with the following:
- a CDS encoding homocysteine methyltransferase, translating into HDIGKNIVKLLLENYGFNVVDLGKDVPPQVIADKVVELHAPVVGLSALMTTTVVQMQETIKQLRLKAPWCKIIVGGAVLTQEYADKIGADKYAKDAMEGVRYAQEIINAIS; encoded by the coding sequence TCACGACATCGGAAAAAACATTGTCAAGCTGCTGCTCGAAAACTACGGTTTTAACGTTGTGGACTTAGGCAAAGACGTACCGCCGCAGGTGATTGCCGACAAGGTTGTCGAGCTTCACGCTCCCGTAGTGGGCTTAAGCGCTCTTATGACCACCACAGTTGTCCAGATGCAGGAAACCATAAAACAGCTTCGGCTCAAGGCACCCTGGTGCAAAATTATTGTGGGCGGCGCCGTGCTCACGCAGGAGTACGCCGACAAAATCGGCGCTGACAAGTACGCCAAGGACGCTATGGAAGGCGTGCGCTACGCGCAGGAAATCATAAACGCGATTAGTTAA